One stretch of Bradyrhizobium canariense DNA includes these proteins:
- the tolB gene encoding Tol-Pal system beta propeller repeat protein TolB, giving the protein MMFRPSRRQIISGMASLGVLAGSGARNAFAQKRIIVPEGEFQPLPIAIPNFVAGTPSDGDVGANVTQVITNNLKRSGLFVPIDQAAFIERITNIDTAPQFQNWKTINAQALVTGRMTRQGDGRLKAEFRLWDVATGQQLTGQQYFTSPEYWRRIAHIISDQIYERLTGEKGYFDTRIVFVDETGSAQHRVKRLALMDQDGANVRYLTRGSDLVLTPRFSPSTQEITYMEFGQGDPRVYLLNIETGQREIVGNFPGMSFSPRFSPDGQRVIMSLQQGGNSNLFVLDLRSKATTRLTDTPAIDTSPSYAPDGTRLCFESDRGGKPQIYIMPATGGPAQRISFGDGTYSTPVWSPRGDYIAFTKQGGGQFAIGIMKPDGSGERILTSGFHNEGPTFAPNGRVVMFFRDPGGEEGPSLFTIDISGRTEQRVPTPSFASDPAWSPLLS; this is encoded by the coding sequence ATGATGTTCCGCCCGAGCCGACGACAGATCATTTCAGGAATGGCCTCGCTGGGCGTGCTGGCAGGCAGCGGCGCCCGCAACGCCTTCGCCCAGAAGCGCATCATCGTGCCCGAAGGCGAATTCCAGCCGTTGCCGATCGCGATTCCGAACTTCGTGGCGGGAACGCCATCGGACGGCGATGTCGGCGCCAATGTCACGCAGGTCATCACCAACAATCTCAAGCGCAGCGGGCTGTTTGTGCCGATCGATCAGGCCGCTTTCATCGAGCGGATCACCAACATCGACACCGCACCGCAATTCCAGAACTGGAAAACCATCAACGCGCAGGCGCTGGTGACTGGCCGGATGACCCGCCAGGGCGACGGACGTCTGAAAGCGGAATTCCGCCTGTGGGACGTGGCCACCGGCCAGCAGCTCACTGGCCAGCAATATTTCACCTCGCCGGAATACTGGCGCCGCATCGCCCATATCATTTCCGACCAGATCTATGAGCGGCTGACCGGCGAGAAAGGCTATTTCGACACCCGCATCGTGTTCGTCGATGAAACCGGATCCGCGCAGCATCGGGTCAAGCGGCTGGCGCTGATGGATCAGGACGGCGCCAACGTTCGCTATTTGACGCGCGGCAGCGACCTCGTGCTGACGCCCCGGTTCTCTCCGTCGACCCAGGAAATCACCTATATGGAATTCGGCCAAGGCGATCCGCGGGTCTATCTGCTCAATATCGAGACCGGGCAGCGCGAGATCGTCGGCAATTTTCCCGGCATGTCGTTCTCGCCGCGATTTTCGCCGGACGGCCAGCGCGTCATCATGAGCCTGCAGCAGGGCGGCAATTCGAATCTGTTCGTGCTGGATCTGCGTTCGAAAGCGACCACGCGGCTGACCGATACGCCGGCGATCGACACCTCGCCGTCTTATGCGCCGGACGGCACGCGCCTGTGTTTCGAATCCGATCGCGGCGGCAAGCCGCAGATCTATATCATGCCGGCGACCGGCGGCCCCGCGCAGCGCATCTCGTTCGGTGACGGCACCTATTCGACTCCGGTCTGGTCGCCGCGCGGCGACTACATCGCCTTCACCAAACAGGGCGGTGGACAGTTTGCCATCGGCATCATGAAGCCCGACGGATCGGGTGAACGCATCCTCACGTCCGGTTTCCACAACGAAGGACCGACCTTTGCGCCGAATGGCCGCGTCGTGATGTTCTTCCGCGATCCCGGCGGCGAGGAGGGACCCTCGCTATTCACCATCGACATTTCCGGACGCACCGAACAACGGGTCCCAACCCCGAGCTTCGCGTCCGATCCGGCATGGTCGCCGCTGCTGTCGTAG
- a CDS encoding protein TolA: protein MKVDKTLVASVALHVLVIGWGLVSFSSKALESMPEESLPVDIVSADQLAHVMAGAKTGKKENPKPLVEKVAEAKPVDDEAVGKISDKPPVVTDTAPPPQPKPVEKPVEKKPDPPKPVAESKPKEEPKPIEKKPDPPKVDPIAEALKKEEKKPPPKPQTQAATPPPQPTKPKERTFDQTKIAALLDKRDPTRQAVTGDALNSNAALGLSKGKAADNSATWGAMFQSQVERCWKKPYGGIESQNPEAAFEIKLKRDGTLEAPPVPEGSPATPYLRVYQESALRAIIECQPYSLPAAYFDEWKYFAPVFTERRT, encoded by the coding sequence GTGAAGGTCGACAAGACACTTGTTGCGTCTGTGGCCCTGCACGTTCTCGTGATCGGGTGGGGACTGGTGTCGTTCTCGTCCAAAGCCCTCGAATCCATGCCGGAAGAATCCTTGCCGGTTGACATCGTTTCCGCCGATCAGCTTGCCCATGTCATGGCCGGCGCGAAGACCGGCAAAAAGGAAAACCCGAAACCGCTGGTGGAGAAGGTCGCCGAAGCCAAGCCGGTGGACGATGAGGCGGTCGGCAAGATCAGCGACAAACCGCCGGTCGTGACCGACACCGCGCCGCCGCCGCAGCCGAAGCCGGTGGAAAAGCCGGTCGAGAAAAAACCGGATCCGCCGAAGCCGGTCGCCGAGAGCAAGCCCAAGGAAGAACCGAAGCCGATCGAGAAAAAGCCGGATCCGCCCAAGGTCGATCCGATCGCGGAAGCCTTGAAGAAAGAAGAGAAGAAGCCGCCGCCGAAGCCGCAAACCCAGGCCGCGACGCCACCGCCGCAACCGACCAAGCCGAAGGAACGGACCTTCGATCAGACCAAGATCGCAGCGCTGCTCGACAAGCGCGATCCGACGCGTCAGGCGGTGACCGGCGACGCGCTGAATTCCAATGCCGCGCTCGGACTTTCCAAGGGCAAGGCTGCCGACAATTCCGCGACGTGGGGCGCGATGTTCCAGTCGCAGGTCGAGCGCTGCTGGAAGAAGCCGTACGGTGGTATCGAGAGTCAGAACCCCGAGGCTGCTTTTGAGATCAAGCTGAAACGCGATGGCACGCTGGAAGCGCCGCCGGTTCCGGAAGGAAGCCCGGCTACGCCCTATCTTCGCGTTTATCAGGAGAGTGCCTTGCGCGCGATTATCGAATGTCAGCCCTATAGTTTGCCCGCAGCCTATTTCGATGAGTGGAAATATTTCGCGCCGGTATTCACCGAGCGAAGGACTTGA
- the tolQ gene encoding protein TolQ, translated as MNPADVAQSALPMASSDVSLIALFLQAAWIVKVVMLGLLACSVWVWAIAIDKIFLYARTKRAMDRFEQAFWSGQSIEELYRALSAKPTQSMAACFVAAMREWKRSFESQARSFAGLQMRIEKVMNVSIAREIERLERRLLVLATVGSAGPFVGLFGTVWGIMSSFQSIAASKNTSLAVVAPGIAEALFATAIGLIAAIPATIFYNKFTSEVNRQAQRLEGFADEFSAILSRQIDERA; from the coding sequence ATGAATCCGGCCGACGTGGCTCAGTCAGCCTTGCCAATGGCGTCTAGCGACGTATCGCTGATCGCACTGTTTTTGCAGGCCGCCTGGATCGTCAAGGTGGTGATGTTGGGGCTGCTTGCCTGCTCCGTATGGGTCTGGGCGATCGCGATCGACAAGATCTTCCTGTATGCGCGCACCAAGCGTGCCATGGACCGCTTTGAGCAGGCGTTCTGGTCCGGGCAGTCGATCGAGGAACTCTATCGCGCGCTGTCGGCCAAGCCGACGCAATCGATGGCGGCCTGTTTTGTCGCAGCGATGCGGGAATGGAAACGTTCGTTCGAAAGCCAGGCCCGATCCTTTGCCGGGCTTCAGATGCGGATCGAGAAGGTGATGAACGTGTCGATCGCCCGCGAAATCGAGCGACTGGAACGCCGCCTGCTGGTGCTGGCGACCGTCGGTTCCGCGGGGCCGTTCGTCGGACTGTTCGGCACGGTCTGGGGCATCATGTCGAGCTTCCAGTCGATCGCCGCCTCCAAGAACACCTCGCTGGCGGTGGTGGCGCCCGGCATCGCCGAAGCGCTGTTTGCCACCGCAATCGGCCTTATCGCCGCCATCCCGGCGACTATTTTCTACAATAAGTTCACGTCCGAGGTAAACCGGCAGGCCCAGCGGCTCGAGGGGTTCGCCGACGAATTTTCAGCGATCCTGTCGCGCCAGATCGACGAGCGGGCGTGA
- a CDS encoding fatty acid desaturase family protein, which produces MTDAVVARSAKLGDSCLRDIPRLLSKEEIRNLSQIDSVKFTAAAVLEFSLIAAAVWISETWWNPLIYALAVIVIGSRINGLGALMHDAAHYRGYANRQLNDFVGEIIALPTSASMAGYRNTHFAHHRELNSENDPDWRRNLGLKEYEFPAAPGSVLLRTMKYLSGLKSITAVTGFHNNKETRDIAAAVARARLFFFAALLVASIVLGFWKLILLYWIVPLMTVFLAIRYIRSVAEHYAVEHENVLTESRTVVAPFWERWLIAPWGLNYHLEHHLFPGVPCFRLAELHRLLMARDPYPKIAHVTYGYFSGLVRDCAAAPHTEVAGSTT; this is translated from the coding sequence ATGACAGATGCGGTTGTGGCTCGCTCAGCAAAATTGGGCGATTCCTGTCTGCGGGACATTCCGCGCCTTCTTTCAAAGGAAGAAATTCGCAACCTCTCGCAAATCGACAGCGTGAAATTTACCGCGGCCGCGGTGCTTGAGTTCAGCCTTATCGCTGCCGCGGTCTGGATCAGCGAGACCTGGTGGAATCCATTAATATACGCGCTCGCCGTCATCGTCATCGGCTCGCGGATTAACGGGCTGGGGGCGCTCATGCACGATGCCGCTCATTATCGCGGCTATGCCAATCGACAGCTCAACGACTTCGTCGGAGAGATCATAGCGCTGCCAACATCGGCCTCGATGGCGGGCTATCGCAACACGCACTTCGCGCATCATCGCGAGTTGAACAGCGAAAATGATCCCGACTGGCGACGAAATCTCGGGCTGAAGGAGTATGAATTTCCGGCGGCGCCCGGCAGCGTGCTGTTGCGCACCATGAAGTATCTATCGGGCCTCAAGAGCATCACCGCGGTAACAGGATTTCACAACAACAAGGAGACGCGCGACATCGCAGCCGCCGTGGCCCGTGCGCGACTGTTCTTCTTTGCGGCGCTTTTGGTTGCATCGATCGTATTGGGGTTCTGGAAGCTCATTCTGCTTTACTGGATCGTCCCGCTGATGACGGTGTTTTTAGCCATTCGATATATCCGCAGCGTCGCTGAGCATTACGCGGTGGAGCACGAGAACGTGTTGACCGAAAGCCGTACCGTTGTGGCGCCGTTCTGGGAGCGCTGGCTGATCGCCCCCTGGGGGCTGAACTACCATCTCGAACACCATCTGTTCCCCGGCGTACCTTGCTTCCGGCTCGCGGAACTTCATCGACTGTTGATGGCGCGAGATCCCTATCCGAAAATCGCCCACGTGACATATGGCTATTTCAGCGGGCTGGTGCGGGATTGCGCGGCGGCTCCTCATACCGAGGTAGCGGGCTCCACGACATAA
- the tolR gene encoding protein TolR, translating to MAMNMAGSASSGRRGRRRAVMAEINVTPMVDVMLVLLIIFMVSAPLLTVGVPLDLPQTQAKSLEQDKTPLQLSVDVSGKIFINDTEVAFNELIPKLKAITDARGGLDERIFMRADKKADYGTVAKVMGLLSGAGFKRLALVTEVEQGT from the coding sequence ATGGCGATGAACATGGCAGGTTCGGCGAGCAGCGGCCGCCGCGGTCGCCGTCGCGCCGTAATGGCGGAAATCAACGTCACCCCGATGGTGGACGTCATGCTGGTGCTGCTGATCATCTTCATGGTGTCGGCGCCGCTGTTGACCGTTGGGGTGCCGCTCGATCTGCCGCAGACCCAGGCCAAGAGCCTCGAGCAGGACAAAACGCCGCTGCAGCTTTCGGTCGATGTGAGTGGCAAGATATTCATCAACGACACCGAAGTCGCATTCAACGAACTGATACCGAAGCTGAAGGCGATCACGGATGCCCGCGGCGGCCTCGACGAGCGTATCTTCATGCGGGCCGACAAGAAGGCGGATTACGGCACCGTCGCGAAGGTGATGGGCCTTTTGTCGGGCGCGGGCTTCAAGCGCCTGGCGCTGGTCACCGAGGTGGAGCAGGGGACCTGA